The Streptomyces sp. NBC_01275 genome has a segment encoding these proteins:
- a CDS encoding isochorismatase family protein: MAVTVLDDKTALVLIDLQAGTLAAPTKPYAAVDVVARAAALADGFRAVGAPVVLVRMATSPDGADAVPGRSEAARLAGGRSRPYDLGPVAEPLAGHDGDILVTKRNWGAFHGTDLDIQLRRRGVTQIVLGGIATSLGVESTARAAHEHGYHVTFAVDAMTDIDKEAHRHSVSYLFPLIGEPGTTDEILALLAGARA, encoded by the coding sequence GTGGCTGTGACCGTGCTGGACGACAAGACCGCGCTCGTGCTGATCGACCTTCAGGCGGGCACCCTCGCCGCACCCACCAAGCCGTACGCGGCCGTCGACGTCGTGGCCCGCGCGGCCGCACTCGCCGACGGGTTCCGCGCCGTCGGCGCCCCCGTCGTCCTCGTCCGCATGGCCACCTCGCCCGACGGCGCCGACGCGGTGCCCGGCCGCAGCGAGGCGGCACGGCTGGCCGGCGGCCGCTCCCGCCCCTACGACCTGGGACCCGTCGCAGAGCCGCTCGCCGGCCATGACGGGGACATCCTGGTCACCAAGCGGAACTGGGGCGCCTTCCACGGCACCGACCTCGACATCCAGCTGCGCCGCCGGGGCGTCACCCAGATCGTGCTGGGCGGCATCGCGACCAGCCTCGGCGTCGAGTCGACCGCCCGCGCCGCCCACGAGCACGGCTATCACGTCACGTTCGCCGTCGACGCGATGACCGACATCGACAAGGAAGCGCACCGGCACAGCGTGTCGTACCTGTTCCCGCTGATCGGCGAGCCGGGCACGACGGACGAGATCCTGGCGCTGCTGGCGGGCGCCCGCGCCTGA